Below is a genomic region from Sediminitomix flava.
GCTTATGGTATGGTAGAGTACCGACATATGTTTAACCGACGAAAGCCAAATAAAGAAGGGAGTTATGAATCTAAATCTGGATTTGCGACTTGGGTAGGAGCTGGTACAATGGGGGATACTCCTAAAGATTGGAGTCATTTACTTCCAAACGTCGGTGTTGGCTATCGATATGAGGTTCAGCCACGAATGAATTTTAGATTAGACGTAGGGCTTGAACCAGGAACTGGAAATGTGCTATTCTATATGAACATGACCGAAGCGTTCTAAACATTTCCTTTATTCGTCAATTAATAAAAAAGACCTCTATTCAAACATTCTAGTGTTGAATAGAGGTCTTTATATTATTTATAAATGAGATAACTATGCCTTAATTTCTTCTTTCCAGCATTCAACACCTTTATCTAGACCTATATTTTTAGCTAGAAATACAGGGTTTTTTCCTTCTTTCTTTTGAGCCATATAATCTTTAAGGGCTGCAAAAGCAATCGGTGAAAGTCTCAAAATTGCGTAGATATTTATAAGAGCCATTAAGCCCATAAATAAATCGGCAAGGTTCCATACCAATCCAATTGAAGTATATGCTCCAAACATCACCATGATCAGAACAAAAACTCTATACATTATAAGGTAGACTCTATTGCTTGAAATAAACTTAATATTTGATTCGCCATAGTAGTAGTTACCTACAATCGAGCTGAATGCAAATAGAAGAATGCATACAGCTATAAAAGGAGTACCCCAATCACCAACTTGGCTTTTCATAGCTGCTTGAGTAAGCTGAATACCATCAACTCCTTTTACAGTGTATTCTCCAGAAATAAGAATAAGAAAAGCTGTTGCAGTACAAATAAGAAGCGTATCTGTAAATACACCGAGTGTTTGAATAAATCCTTGCTTTACAGGGTGGGTAACATTGGCTGTTGCTGCCGCATTTGGTGCTGATCCCATACCTGCTTCATTGGAGAAAAGCCCTCTCTTAATACCTTGCATTAGTGCTGCTCCTACGGCTCCACCTGCTACTTGTTCAAGTCCGAAAGCGTTATTTACAATCAAAGCAATGATTGAAGGTACTTGTCCGATGTTAGAAATAAGTACATAGATGGCTACCAAAATGTAAGCAACAGCCATTATAGGTACTAATGTCTCAGATACTTTTGCAATTCTTTTTACTCCACCAAAAATGATTATTGCAGTCAGAAATGTAAGTGCTAATCCGAGCTGAATACGATCAATTCCATAAGCTTCTTGGAAGGCAAAAGTGATGGTGTTTGATTGTACTGCATTAAAAATAAAACCAAAGCAAATGGTAATAAGTATGGAGAATACAATACCGAGATTTCTACTTCCTAATGCTTTTTCGATATAATAAGCAGGGCCACCAACAAATGAATGCTTGGTTGGTTCTTTTTCTTTATAAATCTGAGCTAAAGTACTTTCTACAAAGGCAGATGCAGAACCAATAAGAGCGATTAACCACATCCAAAATACAGCACCAGGTCCTCCTGCTACGATAGCTAGTGCTACACCCGCTAAGTTTCCTGTACCTACTCGAGATGCAGTACTGATACAAAATGCTTGAAAAGAAGAAACACCACCTCTTTTACTGGTTGCTCCTTGTGCCAAAAGGCTGAACATTTCCTTTATATTGACAAATTGTACGAATCCACTTTTTATCGTGAAAAATAAGCCTGCTCCAATCAATAAAATGATAAGTACATAAGACCAAAGAATATTGTTACTTTCGTTTACAAATGATTCAAAGAGTTCTAACATAATTTGAGATTCCTGTGATGTGTTATTCTTGAGAAGTACGTGGTATATTTTCAATGAAATCTTCTCAAAAGAAATATATAATAATTACAACCACTTTTTTGATCTACTTATTCCTTTCGTGACACTTAATTCCTATTTATTTTTTAGAAATACAGAGTCGCTAAGAAATAAGGGTGATTATATGCTTAGATTAAAATCTTTCAAATCTACCAGAATGAGGTAGAAATATTACTTTATAAATGAGACGGTCATTTCATAAGGAATACTGAAAGACATGAAAAAACCCGTTCTGAATTGCTTCAAAACGGGCTAATTTATTGAAAAGGATAGATTTATCCTCTTCCCATTAAACGACCTCTAAGGCCTCCTTTTTTCTTTCCTTTTTTACCACCTCCGGCACCAGGAGCATTACCACCAGTCATACGGTTAATTTTCTTCATTGCTTTACGCATTTCATTGAATTGCTTCAGCAAGTTGTTAACCTGTTGGATAGAAGTACCTGAACCAGCTGCCAATCTTTTCTTTCTTGAGTTGTCAATCAAGTCTGGATTAGCACGCTCTTTTGGAGTCATTGAATAGATGATAGCTTCAACTGGTTTGAATGCATCTTCATCAATTTCTTGATCTTTCAAGGCTTTACCCATACCCGGGATCATTCCCATCAAGTCCTTGATGTCACCCATTTTCTTGATGCTTTGGATTTGAGAAAGCAAATCGTTGAAGTCAAGTTGGTTTTTACGCAACTTTTTGTTCAAACGAGCAGCTTCTTCTTCGTCGAAAGCTTGTTGTGCTCTTTCTACCAAAGATACAACGTCACCCATACCTAAGATACGTTGTGACATACGCTCTGGGAAGAACTCATCAAGAGTGTTGTCTAGTTTCTCACCAGTAGAGATGAATTTGATTGGCTTTTCTACAACTCTACGAATTGATAGAGCAGCACCACCACGAGTATCACCATCTAACTTAGTAAGAACAACACCATCAAAATTCAGACGATCGTTGAAAGTCTTAGCAGTGTTAACAGCATCTTGACCTGTCATTGAGTCAACTACGAAAAGTGTCTCAGAAGGAGCAATGGTTTCTTTGATCTCAGTGATCTCGTTCATCATTTGCTCATCGACAGCCAAACGACCTGCAGTATCGACTACTACAATGCTTTTACCGTTTGCTTTCGCATGTTTGATACCATTTTGAGCAATCTCAACAGGGTTTTTATTTTCTCTTTCGGTATAAACCTCAATTCCTGTTTGCTCACCAAGCGTTTCAAGCTGATCGATAGCGGCAGGACGATAAACGTCACAGGCTACGAATAAAACTTGTTGTCCTTGTTTTTTAAGACGAAGTCCAAGTTTACCAGTAAAAGTAGTTTTACCAGAACCTTGAAGACCAGCAATTAAAACTACCGCAGGGCTGCCTTTTGGAGAAAAAGGAACCATCTCACCACCCATAAGCTCAGTAAGTTTATCACTTACGATCTTAGTGAACATTTGTCCTGGTGAAACTGCAGTAAGTACGTTTTGACCTAATGCTTCTTCCTTGATCTCGTTGGTAACTTCTTTTGCAATTTTGAAGTTAACATCGGCATCTAGAAGAGCTCTTCTTATTTCTTTGATCGTAGCAGCAACGTTTACTTCACTGATACGACCTTCTCCTTTGATATTCTTAACGGCTCTATCTAGCCTTGAACTTAAATTCTCAAACATGAATATTAGACTTTAAAAAAATATTCGTTGTAATATTCTTATGTGACGCTTCAATTTGAACGTACAAAAATATCGTTTTTTTAACTATAATCCTATTAACCTTCTTCAAGAAGTTAATTGTTGAGCTTAATTAAAGGCTTTTTAACTGATCTGATTCTTTAAATGGGCAATCTCATCTTGAAAGTCGAGCTTTTCAAGACCTTCCATCTTTTGTATGGTTTTTTCTGCAAAGTTTCGGTATTCGTCAGTATTCGGATTAAAAGGGCGATGTTCGGCAGCTCGTTTTAATTTCTCAACCACTTTCAACATTTCTTTTGCTTTGTTGTCAAAGTATGTTTGCTGAAAGTGTTCCCAAATATAGTCTATACTTTCTTTACTAGGATGTACCATATCAGATTCAAAGAATCTATAATCTCTCAAATCATCTAAAAGTAATTCATAAGAAGGGAAATATGAACAGTTATCAAATTCTTGTGTCATTTGATGGCAAGCCAATCGTAATGTAGATTTACTCACGCTATTCAGCTCTAAACCATCTCTGATATGTCTAACAGGACTTACCGTAAAGATAAACTCAGTGGAAGAAGGGAATAATGATCTGATTTCTTTCAAATCATTTAAGCAAGCTTCATAACTTAAAAGTTCTCGGTCAAATTCTTTATTAGGAATCTTGTGACAGTTGCCTACGATTTGGCTTGAGTTTTTCTTTTTGTAAACGAAAGCAGTACCTAAAGTGATTATTACTTTTTTATAATGTGTCAGATTTCTATGAATCTTTTTTATCTCTTTATTCATTTTTTCTAAGGTTTCTTTTTGAGAAGAAAAACTCAGAGAAGAATGAAAGTCGAAATGTCGCCAAACTCCTTGATTTTGGAATAGGTCTTTTTCCTCTATTAACTTTTCAGAAGCGCACCTGCTTAAACACTGTTTGATTGATGAAGGATTATATAATATCCCAAAAGGATTTTGATGAATTGAAAATTTGTGGTAGGCTAATAAATTACCAATGTGCTCCGAAAAACACGATCCAATTAGTAAAATGGGGGTGTCAAATGATATTTTTTTATCCGAAGGATTTATCTCAAATGTCGTACGGAATACTCTAGCCATTGCGAATCAACTTTTTTTGCAAAACTAATTGTTTATCTCTCTATAATGAAAAACAATCTTCCTTTGTTAATGTACTTGGAATAACTACTTTTGTGGACTGAAATCAAATTTCAATCGGTAAGAAGATTAATTTTTACACTTACCTTAGATTGAAATAAAAATAACATAAGAAGAAATAAATAATATTCTACTTATTTCCTGAGTGTTGACTATGAAAAAATATACGTACACAGAAAAAAAGGATACCCGTTCAGGTTTTGGTGATGGGTTGTTGGAAGTAGCAAAGAAGAATGACA
It encodes:
- a CDS encoding alanine/glycine:cation symporter family protein, which codes for MLELFESFVNESNNILWSYVLIILLIGAGLFFTIKSGFVQFVNIKEMFSLLAQGATSKRGGVSSFQAFCISTASRVGTGNLAGVALAIVAGGPGAVFWMWLIALIGSASAFVESTLAQIYKEKEPTKHSFVGGPAYYIEKALGSRNLGIVFSILITICFGFIFNAVQSNTITFAFQEAYGIDRIQLGLALTFLTAIIIFGGVKRIAKVSETLVPIMAVAYILVAIYVLISNIGQVPSIIALIVNNAFGLEQVAGGAVGAALMQGIKRGLFSNEAGMGSAPNAAATANVTHPVKQGFIQTLGVFTDTLLICTATAFLILISGEYTVKGVDGIQLTQAAMKSQVGDWGTPFIAVCILLFAFSSIVGNYYYGESNIKFISSNRVYLIMYRVFVLIMVMFGAYTSIGLVWNLADLFMGLMALINIYAILRLSPIAFAALKDYMAQKKEGKNPVFLAKNIGLDKGVECWKEEIKA
- the ffh gene encoding signal recognition particle protein gives rise to the protein MFENLSSRLDRAVKNIKGEGRISEVNVAATIKEIRRALLDADVNFKIAKEVTNEIKEEALGQNVLTAVSPGQMFTKIVSDKLTELMGGEMVPFSPKGSPAVVLIAGLQGSGKTTFTGKLGLRLKKQGQQVLFVACDVYRPAAIDQLETLGEQTGIEVYTERENKNPVEIAQNGIKHAKANGKSIVVVDTAGRLAVDEQMMNEITEIKETIAPSETLFVVDSMTGQDAVNTAKTFNDRLNFDGVVLTKLDGDTRGGAALSIRRVVEKPIKFISTGEKLDNTLDEFFPERMSQRILGMGDVVSLVERAQQAFDEEEAARLNKKLRKNQLDFNDLLSQIQSIKKMGDIKDLMGMIPGMGKALKDQEIDEDAFKPVEAIIYSMTPKERANPDLIDNSRKKRLAAGSGTSIQQVNNLLKQFNEMRKAMKKINRMTGGNAPGAGGGKKGKKKGGLRGRLMGRG
- a CDS encoding GSCFA domain-containing protein, whose protein sequence is MARVFRTTFEINPSDKKISFDTPILLIGSCFSEHIGNLLAYHKFSIHQNPFGILYNPSSIKQCLSRCASEKLIEEKDLFQNQGVWRHFDFHSSLSFSSQKETLEKMNKEIKKIHRNLTHYKKVIITLGTAFVYKKKNSSQIVGNCHKIPNKEFDRELLSYEACLNDLKEIRSLFPSSTEFIFTVSPVRHIRDGLELNSVSKSTLRLACHQMTQEFDNCSYFPSYELLLDDLRDYRFFESDMVHPSKESIDYIWEHFQQTYFDNKAKEMLKVVEKLKRAAEHRPFNPNTDEYRNFAEKTIQKMEGLEKLDFQDEIAHLKNQIS